Genomic segment of Mucilaginibacter sabulilitoris:
AGCAATATGTTTAATTTCTGACTGGCTATAGTTATATCATTTTCAGCTTGCTCAAGGTCAAGTCCGGCGGCCGATAATGTCAGTTCTGCGCGCAACAAATCGCTGCGGGTTACTTTTTGATTGTTGTATAGGGCGGTAATATTTTTCACCCGGGTTTCGGCGCGTATCACCTGTTCTTTAATAAACCTCCTTTGATCATTTAACCTTACCAAGTCAAGATATTGAGCAACCACCTGCAATCCAACATTTCCGGTTTGCTCCTGTGTATTTACGCTTGCGAGATTTTTTTTACCGCTTTGTTCATCTTTTAATGCTTTTTGACGGCCACCGGCATAAAGATTAAAGTTAGCGGATACACTTGCATCGGCACCGTCTGAGGTTGGATATTTCGGCATTGATTTAACAGGATTCAGTCCCTGGTATAAAGTAAGGCTTGTGTAACGCTGATAGTTTGCACCTGCAAAAATTGACGGAAGCGCATTGTTCTCAGCATCTTTCAGGTCAGAATTACTGGCGCTTTCTTCGCTTTTGGCGGCCTTAACTAAATTATTATTGGTTTTTGAAATATTGATTGCCTGCTGCAGTGAAAGTAGGTAAACGTTACCGGAATCGGCTTTTATCTGGGCCTCTGCAATATGAAGCAAGACGAAAATTACCGCAAAAGACATTCCTGTTAGCTTAATAATAAGCCCGATAGCATTTGTTTTCATGATCTTGGTGTTAAATATTAGCAGCTATTGTTTGATTATAAACAATAGCTTATTTCTTTAATATCCTACCCATAAATAATCATGCTACTGCATATTCCCTGCACGTTTAGATAACGATTTAAAAAAATAAGATACAGTTTATATTCCTTATGCCCATCCGTTTCATCTTTCATCTAATTTAAGTATAATTAATCAGCGTTTCAGAATAATCAATAGAAAACGATCGGTTGAAAGAGTATTGTTCAGCGCTCATTAACAACGACATCTCCGGTCCAAAAAAAAACTCAATAATATCAGTTAACATACGACTGCAGGATAGCACCATAACTTGAGCAACGAATGCGATACAAGGCGTTGTCTCTAAGACGCCGGATATGTTCAACCGACAATTCGAATTTTTTGGCAATCTGTTCTATAGGAACGGGGATCGCCGCATTTAACCCAAAATAAAGTTGAAGAATTTCCTTTTCCCGGGCATTAAGAATATTTAATGCGCTATCAATTACCAGTCTTTTTGACTCTAATGAAAGATCACTGTCAATGTCATCACTTTTAGATGGAAGAATATCTAACAAGCTAAGCTCAGCGCTATCTTCTGATAGCTTATCCAGTGAAATTTCATGATTGAAAAAACTAAGCAAATCATGTAGTTTTTCAATTTTCATGTGCAGGTGATCGGCAATCTCCTCGGGCGTGGGCTTTCTTTTAAGCTCCTGCTCCAATTTAGCCTCAGACTTTTTAATTTTTCCAATTAATGTATAAAAATTGCAAGGGATATGAACCAACCGGGATTGCTCTGCTATGGCGGCGATTATTGCCTGGCGGATCCACCAAACTGCGTAAGAAATAAATTTAAACCCGCGTGATGTATCATAGCGATGAGCAGCATTTATTAAACCCATATTACCTCATTAATCAGATCCGTTATTGAAACTCCCCTATTTTGATAATGTTTCGCAACCGAAATAACAAGGCGTAAATTTGATTCTATAAGCGTTTGTAATGATTGTGCATCGCCCTGTTTTGCTTTTTGCGCAAGCAAAACTTCTTTCTCGGCAGTCAGTAGATCAATCTTTTTCAATTCATTAAAATATCTTTTTAACGAATTGGCGTCGCGATTGATCATATCATTTGTTATAATTAACTGTTGCATGTCTAAATAATAAATTCATATGTAGCAAAAAGTAATTCGCGCATTCAGAGATGTTTGGTTTTCTCCAAACTTCCATTTAAGCTTAAGCAATAAATTTATTTGTAACAATCGCATCTAAAATTAACAGGCCCCGCTCACCTGAAAAAGTTTCAATAGTGTATATGTATTTGAAAGATTTGCTTAAGACGTCAAAATTCAGATCGATGAGTTCTATATGAACAGCATCCAGATTGTGGTTCTCATTTCTTTGAACGTTAACCAATACATTGTTGTTTAACGCGAAAAAATCATTATCCCATCCCTGTTGGTGAAGAGCTACAATTCTTTGGGTAATACGCCCATTGACCTTTTTGTTTACAGTTGTTTTTGGCTCCATGATTTTATTATATTGATACATTGATTGTTTGACTAAAATCCTGCTGAAAAGCGCTTCCCATTATATATGTACTTTATTAAATAAAAAGGTTACTTTAACAAAACTAAAAAAGTGCCAATTTATAAATACCTAAAAATCAATAATTTACATAAAATTCCTTTGCCAAATAATTGGGATATATCGCTTAAAATGGAATAACCCACGAAATATCGTATTTACCACTAAATGCAACCCAATTATTTTTATTACGCAGAAAATCAGATGTTATTTCAGACTAAATAAGGTAAGCTGGTTCCTTGGTACCTTCTGAATAGCCAGTGAGTAATCAGGTTTGCTTATCATGTGCACTGAACAAATAGTAGTATCGTAAAGCGTACAAAATCAAACTTTAAACCGTAGCTATAAATTTCCCATGCCGTCTTTTCGGGTTTAGGAAGCTTCGGTTTATAAAATAAGCTGGTGGTCAGTCAATTTAGCACTTTGGGAGGCTGATCGGTATTCGTCTGCCAAAGGCAGATTAGAATGATCAAGGATACAATTGGTAAAAATTGCGCGATCAGAAACCAGCGCCAAAAACTGCGGCCAATTTGTTTAGCCAAAATACCTGCCGCCCATTGAAAACAATTGATGATACTAAGGACGGTTAACAAAAAGAGAAGCTGAAGGACCCACATAATGTTAAAGATTAATCGTTTATAATGAAGTATATAAGCCTAAAGTTCGATATCAGAAAGATCAGTTATTTCGAGCGTTGATGCGCTTTTGCCTATCATGAAAACGGTAAAGTGAAATAGAACTTTGTTCCTTTATTTACCTCACTTTTCACCCAAATTTCACCGTTGTGTTGTTTGATGATCTCCTTGACGAGGTATAATCCGATACCATATCCTTCGATCGTATCGTTTTCATCTTTTACCCTGTAAAATCTGTCAAAAATCCTTTGCTGGTGAGCTGGCTCTATCCCTATGCCCCGATCCTCGACCACCACCTCTATATACCCGTCCTTCTTTGTGTAATGCACTAAAATAACATCTGTGCTCGGCGAATACTTGATCGCATTTGTCAATAAATTGTGAATTACCTGGCCGACTTTTTGTCTGTCAGCAACTATTTCTACAGAAGGCCCACGTCTCAAATAAAGAATATAGGTGGGATTTAAAAGGTGTAGTTCGTTAATTTCCTCTTTCAATAGCTCTTTGATGTCAAACCGTACGGGAAAATGATCAATTTCGCCCGCTTTTCTTAACGCAGAATCTAGGTAATATTTAATCATCGAATTCATTTTATGAACTTGCAGCTCTGCTTTTTTTAACAGCTCTAAAATGTAGTTATCGCCTTTACCAGCTAATATCCGTTCGCAGAGCTGCAGGTATAATTTGATTACCGAGAGCGGTGATCGCAGATCATGACTGGCTATGGCCAAAAAGTTCAGGTCCGTTATCTCCTGGTTTTTTCTTTCAGAAACATCTTCAATCAGGCCATAAATTTG
This window contains:
- a CDS encoding TolC family protein, giving the protein MKTNAIGLIIKLTGMSFAVIFVLLHIAEAQIKADSGNVYLLSLQQAINISKTNNNLVKAAKSEESASNSDLKDAENNALPSIFAGANYQRYTSLTLYQGLNPVKSMPKYPTSDGADASVSANFNLYAGGRQKALKDEQSGKKNLASVNTQEQTGNVGLQVVAQYLDLVRLNDQRRFIKEQVIRAETRVKNITALYNNQKVTRSDLLRAELTLSAAGLDLEQAENDITIASQKLNILLGLSVSTGVSLLDSAAMPRPVAESLVPLVVEASKAAYAIRKTGEIIKIQDARIKSVKSGSSPSVSLYSAYGINYPNNIFFPPVDQAFSIGFVGFKVQYSISSIYQNKHKTAASRIRLQELQHEQQNISDNVRQEAESLLIKYKEAINRIAVNEKSVEQARVNYKIINAKYFNQLALLTDLLDADNLYQGTRYNLVQAQTGALFIYYKLLYTSGNL
- a CDS encoding sigma-70 family RNA polymerase sigma factor, with the translated sequence MGLINAAHRYDTSRGFKFISYAVWWIRQAIIAAIAEQSRLVHIPCNFYTLIGKIKKSEAKLEQELKRKPTPEEIADHLHMKIEKLHDLLSFFNHEISLDKLSEDSAELSLLDILPSKSDDIDSDLSLESKRLVIDSALNILNAREKEILQLYFGLNAAIPVPIEQIAKKFELSVEHIRRLRDNALYRIRCSSYGAILQSYVN
- a CDS encoding sigma-70 factor domain-containing protein; its protein translation is MQQLIITNDMINRDANSLKRYFNELKKIDLLTAEKEVLLAQKAKQGDAQSLQTLIESNLRLVISVAKHYQNRGVSITDLINEVIWV
- a CDS encoding PAS domain-containing sensor histidine kinase → MQQKKNIPFNTQVDCGEYNMKIRNLRSDVAGEESTWADLFKTEMIANSINAGSWLIDIPKQYLWVCSKCKKMVPKFQEKQIKISQLREFIAPEFAEKVLKYLSSALKEPSPFEIEVPLVTAKDSPPTWFRINGVAAFTEGSFLRQIYGLIEDVSERKNQEITDLNFLAIASHDLRSPLSVIKLYLQLCERILAGKGDNYILELLKKAELQVHKMNSMIKYYLDSALRKAGEIDHFPVRFDIKELLKEEINELHLLNPTYILYLRRGPSVEIVADRQKVGQVIHNLLTNAIKYSPSTDVILVHYTKKDGYIEVVVEDRGIGIEPAHQQRIFDRFYRVKDENDTIEGYGIGLYLVKEIIKQHNGEIWVKSEVNKGTKFYFTLPFS